In Idiomarina sp. PL1-037, a single genomic region encodes these proteins:
- a CDS encoding LysE/ArgO family amino acid transporter, translated as MFEFVSVFVMGAVISGGLIIAIGSQNAFLLKAGLTNNHPFAAATVCFVGDILLIGAGVFGVGALFSIESIWGQMLSLAGAIFLIWYGSNALKAAIKGESRLSIDEGESKRTSLKSALLMSFAMTFLNPHVYIDTVVLVGGVTAGLEQVYRPWFVAGALCASATWFYTLVFVAKKLASKLNKPKTWRIINALISAVMFLIAGSLLVDVVPYWF; from the coding sequence ATGTTTGAGTTTGTCAGTGTATTCGTTATGGGTGCCGTAATTTCTGGTGGATTGATTATCGCAATTGGTAGCCAGAACGCCTTTCTGTTAAAAGCCGGGCTAACGAATAATCATCCGTTTGCAGCGGCGACGGTTTGCTTTGTTGGCGATATTCTACTTATTGGTGCGGGCGTGTTTGGCGTTGGCGCGCTATTTTCGATTGAAAGCATCTGGGGGCAAATGCTGAGCTTAGCGGGCGCTATTTTCTTAATTTGGTATGGAAGTAATGCGCTAAAAGCTGCAATAAAAGGTGAAAGTCGATTATCGATCGATGAAGGGGAAAGCAAAAGAACATCGCTTAAAAGCGCATTATTGATGTCGTTTGCAATGACATTTTTAAACCCACACGTTTATATAGACACTGTTGTTCTGGTTGGCGGCGTTACCGCTGGCCTTGAGCAAGTCTATAGACCGTGGTTCGTGGCCGGAGCTTTATGTGCCTCTGCAACGTGGTTTTACACACTAGTATTTGTTGCAAAAAAGCTCGCTAGTAAACTGAATAAACCAAAAACGTGGCGTATTATTAATGCATTAATCAGTGCGGTAATGTTTCTAATCGCCGGTAGCCTTTTAGTCGACGTGGTTCCGTACTGGTTTTAG
- a CDS encoding HNH endonuclease signature motif containing protein: MFEVGKSYRRATDIHEQFGGQQRGGIATPKDHRAVFLFTSPGGEEHGYIDGFVDGVFMYTGEGQVGDMKMQKGNLAIRDHQTNGKKLYIFEKQDSKSPFVTFVGEAECIDYHEEKRPDRDGNLRNAFVFHLAVDSILDKEQVHEPKKIYGDYTDTKLRNSSLKELRELALAAASVSPDPTPKERASITQLRSEAIKQYVLKRSKGICEGCGEPAPFETKAGPFLECHHMTRLADGGPDHPENVVAVCPNCHRRAHYATDGKEYNQTLKDKVRLIEAELAL, from the coding sequence ATGTTTGAAGTTGGGAAAAGTTACCGACGTGCAACTGATATACATGAGCAGTTTGGAGGTCAGCAAAGGGGCGGCATAGCCACACCAAAAGACCACCGAGCTGTCTTTTTGTTTACTTCTCCTGGTGGCGAAGAACACGGGTATATCGATGGCTTTGTAGATGGGGTTTTCATGTATACCGGCGAGGGGCAGGTCGGTGATATGAAAATGCAAAAAGGGAATTTAGCGATAAGAGATCACCAAACGAACGGGAAAAAGCTGTATATATTCGAAAAACAGGACTCAAAAAGCCCATTTGTCACTTTTGTCGGTGAGGCAGAGTGTATCGACTATCACGAAGAGAAGAGGCCTGATCGAGATGGTAACCTAAGAAACGCTTTTGTATTCCATCTTGCTGTTGATTCGATTCTTGATAAAGAACAAGTTCATGAACCTAAGAAGATATATGGCGATTACACTGATACCAAGTTGAGAAACTCTAGTTTGAAAGAGTTGAGAGAGCTTGCACTTGCGGCAGCATCAGTCTCACCTGACCCAACGCCAAAAGAGCGAGCTTCGATCACTCAGCTTCGTTCAGAAGCGATAAAACAATATGTGCTGAAACGTTCAAAAGGAATCTGTGAGGGTTGCGGAGAACCGGCGCCTTTTGAAACAAAGGCAGGTCCATTCCTTGAATGCCATCATATGACGCGCTTAGCCGATGGTGGGCCTGATCATCCTGAGAATGTAGTTGCCGTTTGCCCGAATTGTCACCGGCGGGCTCATTACGCGACGGATGGAAAAGAATATAATCAGACTTTAAAGGATAAGGTAAGATTAATTGAGGCTGAACTTGCTCTATAA
- a CDS encoding sodium:calcium antiporter: MLNPDNWTLFQGLAVFGVCALVIAIAGTRITRIVDQLADRTGIGEAAAGAVLLGGTTSIGGSVLSVTAAWNGNAELAMSNALGGIAVQTFFLAVADMVYRRANLEHAAASVPNMMQNALLIVLLSLILMTPLLPDVTVWGLHPVTPILFLVYIYGIHLVHRAHDAPMWAPTKTRETREDKPDDIKLMPSMIRLTSEFFVLFVVLGFAGYMLEPSATVIAAETELTQTIVGVMLTAISTSIPELVTSVAAVRRGALTLAVGGIIGGNAFDTLFTAASDIAYRDGSIYHTMTDGTLFWVCLTLLMSAILIMGLIRREREGPGRIGLESVLITVLYLGGAWLLLS, from the coding sequence TTGTTAAACCCTGATAACTGGACGTTATTTCAAGGGCTGGCGGTATTTGGGGTTTGCGCTCTGGTTATCGCTATTGCCGGAACCCGTATTACGCGTATTGTCGATCAGCTTGCTGACCGCACAGGTATCGGTGAAGCCGCAGCAGGCGCGGTGTTACTGGGTGGTACAACTTCTATTGGCGGCTCCGTGCTTTCCGTTACCGCCGCGTGGAACGGTAATGCCGAGTTGGCAATGAGCAATGCGTTGGGCGGTATTGCGGTACAGACCTTCTTCCTGGCTGTGGCCGATATGGTCTACCGACGCGCGAATCTTGAGCATGCAGCAGCATCGGTTCCAAACATGATGCAAAACGCGCTGCTTATTGTCCTGCTCTCACTTATTCTCATGACTCCGCTGTTGCCTGATGTCACCGTCTGGGGACTACACCCTGTGACGCCCATACTGTTTCTTGTTTATATCTACGGTATTCACCTTGTGCACCGGGCGCACGATGCGCCCATGTGGGCCCCGACAAAAACTCGAGAAACGCGTGAAGATAAGCCGGATGACATAAAGCTTATGCCGTCAATGATAAGGCTTACGAGTGAGTTTTTTGTGCTGTTTGTCGTGCTCGGTTTTGCCGGTTACATGCTGGAGCCTTCAGCAACCGTCATTGCAGCAGAAACAGAGCTGACTCAAACGATAGTGGGCGTTATGCTGACGGCCATAAGCACATCAATTCCCGAGTTGGTCACTTCCGTCGCAGCCGTTCGGCGTGGTGCATTGACCCTGGCTGTCGGCGGCATTATCGGCGGTAATGCCTTTGATACCTTATTTACCGCCGCCTCGGATATTGCCTACCGCGACGGATCGATTTATCACACCATGACCGACGGTACCTTGTTCTGGGTGTGCTTAACACTATTGATGTCAGCCATTCTTATAATGGGCCTCATTCGGCGTGAGCGTGAAGGGCCCGGCCGTATTGGTCTGGAAAGCGTACTTATTACGGTGCTGTACCTTGGTGGGGCATGGTTGTTGTTAAGCTAG
- a CDS encoding DUF2256 domain-containing protein has translation MAHQKPHLPSKLCPVCQRPFIWRKKWKDCWDDVKYCSERCRRQRRQN, from the coding sequence TTGGCGCACCAAAAGCCGCACCTACCCAGTAAACTATGCCCGGTTTGCCAACGTCCGTTTATTTGGCGTAAAAAATGGAAGGACTGCTGGGATGACGTTAAATACTGCTCTGAGCGCTGTCGAAGGCAACGTCGTCAAAACTAG
- a CDS encoding 3'-5' exonuclease, whose translation MDPSIVNSNRLYLIVDLEATCWDGNVEGLDRKQTVDDMEIIEFGCVIAQLDGAVVDSRSFMVRPQVHPKLSNFCTQLTSITQRDVDSAPVYQDVVSKINQWLENYDLAAWGSWGNYDKNQIGAEFRRHELSPEFFSLSHINIKQQWRQGKVNSRSAGLANAMKYHGLSFEGTHHRGIDDALNIARLLRFTEL comes from the coding sequence ATGGACCCGAGTATTGTGAATTCCAACAGGCTTTATCTAATAGTCGACCTTGAAGCCACGTGCTGGGATGGCAATGTTGAAGGTTTAGACCGTAAGCAAACCGTCGATGATATGGAAATTATCGAGTTCGGTTGTGTTATCGCACAATTAGACGGAGCCGTGGTGGACTCCCGATCGTTTATGGTTCGTCCACAGGTACATCCAAAGCTCAGCAATTTTTGTACTCAATTAACCAGTATTACGCAAAGGGATGTTGACTCAGCCCCGGTTTATCAAGACGTAGTGTCTAAGATAAACCAGTGGTTGGAGAATTATGATTTAGCGGCTTGGGGGTCATGGGGTAATTACGACAAGAATCAAATTGGAGCAGAGTTCCGCCGTCATGAACTGTCACCTGAATTCTTCTCACTGTCGCACATTAACATCAAGCAACAATGGCGACAGGGCAAAGTGAATAGTCGTAGCGCTGGTTTAGCCAATGCTATGAAATATCATGGTTTATCGTTTGAAGGAACGCACCATCGCGGCATTGATGATGCGTTGAATATTGCGCGATTGCTGAGGTTTACTGAATTATGA
- a CDS encoding XRE family transcriptional regulator: MTDKDKTAINEAIAKRVYTFRKQYGMSLDELAKNAEISKGMLVQIEKGRANPSIGILCKLANALAVSVADIVAVSDDPKVTIRQPQDIPTLWNGEHGGAARLLAGSKGTIMIELWRWSMFPKEQFVSEAHSKGTIELIHVEGGCLDVLVNGETYTLSAGDSMTAEMDVAHTYQNRTNEPVHFTMTVYEKSR, from the coding sequence ATGACCGATAAAGATAAAACAGCTATTAATGAAGCTATCGCAAAACGCGTTTACACCTTTCGTAAGCAATACGGAATGTCCCTTGATGAGCTGGCTAAAAATGCCGAAATCAGCAAGGGGATGCTAGTGCAAATAGAGAAGGGGCGTGCCAACCCAAGCATAGGGATTCTATGCAAATTAGCCAATGCACTCGCTGTTTCTGTGGCGGATATAGTAGCTGTATCAGACGACCCGAAAGTAACGATTCGACAGCCTCAGGACATTCCGACACTCTGGAATGGTGAACATGGGGGGGCTGCTCGACTGCTTGCAGGTTCAAAGGGCACAATCATGATTGAGTTATGGCGATGGTCTATGTTTCCCAAAGAACAATTTGTATCTGAGGCGCACTCTAAAGGAACCATTGAACTCATTCACGTTGAGGGAGGATGTTTAGACGTTTTGGTGAATGGAGAAACTTATACTTTATCGGCAGGTGACTCAATGACCGCCGAAATGGACGTTGCGCACACCTACCAAAACCGCACTAACGAACCGGTTCACTTCACAATGACGGTCTACGAAAAGTCGAGGTAG
- a CDS encoding Fic family protein, which produces MTAWLWQHKDWPNMVWQQQQLAPLLRGVYDRLGQLKGKFALVENDAEFSLDTLLANIVASSAIESEKVDVYAVRSSLARQLGINDNSPVKTDGSSEGLASLMRSAVTDLDEPIKLERLLNWHRWLFEHHESLMQKIEPGVLRGEAPMQIVSGPITRPTVHFEAPPRDTIDPELESFVDWYNETHHDPHYDPLLRAAIAHLWFVTIHPFEDGNGRITRALTDRALAQADKQSIRLFAMSEAILANRTGYYDILEYTQKHGVDITPWLVWFLQTLAEAVDAALIKIDRVVAKAKFWAHHADKNVQPNQQKVLNRLLDGDFADGINASQYKSVAKVSKATATRHLADMVAQELLYKTQGGGRSTRYKVST; this is translated from the coding sequence ATGACCGCGTGGCTTTGGCAACATAAAGACTGGCCGAACATGGTTTGGCAGCAACAGCAGCTGGCGCCTTTATTGCGTGGCGTTTACGATCGTCTTGGTCAACTAAAAGGTAAATTTGCACTGGTTGAGAATGACGCTGAGTTTAGTCTAGATACGCTCTTGGCAAATATTGTTGCATCATCGGCGATAGAGAGTGAAAAAGTCGATGTGTACGCGGTGCGCTCATCCTTAGCCCGGCAGCTTGGTATCAATGATAACTCTCCGGTGAAAACAGATGGTTCGTCGGAAGGGTTAGCCAGTTTGATGCGATCTGCAGTAACAGACCTGGATGAGCCAATTAAATTAGAAAGGCTACTAAATTGGCATCGGTGGTTGTTTGAGCATCATGAGTCGCTTATGCAAAAAATAGAACCCGGTGTTTTGCGCGGTGAAGCACCCATGCAAATTGTTTCTGGCCCTATTACACGGCCGACGGTTCATTTTGAAGCGCCACCAAGAGACACTATTGACCCAGAGCTCGAAAGCTTTGTTGATTGGTATAACGAAACGCATCATGACCCGCACTATGACCCGTTATTACGCGCCGCTATTGCCCACTTGTGGTTCGTGACAATACACCCATTTGAGGACGGTAACGGTCGCATAACTCGAGCGCTTACCGACAGAGCTCTGGCTCAGGCGGACAAACAAAGTATTCGGTTATTTGCGATGTCTGAAGCGATTCTGGCAAATCGTACGGGTTATTACGACATACTGGAATATACCCAGAAACATGGGGTTGATATAACGCCATGGCTTGTTTGGTTTTTACAAACACTTGCTGAGGCTGTTGATGCCGCTCTAATAAAAATTGACCGGGTTGTCGCTAAGGCAAAATTCTGGGCTCACCACGCGGATAAAAATGTTCAACCGAATCAGCAAAAGGTGCTTAACCGGTTGTTGGATGGTGATTTTGCGGACGGCATTAATGCATCGCAGTATAAGTCGGTAGCTAAAGTAAGCAAAGCAACGGCGACGCGACATTTGGCGGATATGGTTGCACAAGAGCTGCTGTATAAAACACAAGGTGGGGGGCGAAGTACGCGTTATAAGGTTTCAACCTAG
- a CDS encoding peptidylprolyl isomerase produces MARAHALHILVETKDEAEKLKEQLTKGAKFAELARKHSLCPSGKKGGDLGEFNRGQMVSAFDKVVFGKPTLEVHGPVKTQFGWHLIKTLSRS; encoded by the coding sequence ATGGCAAGAGCACACGCATTACATATTTTAGTTGAAACGAAAGATGAAGCCGAAAAACTAAAAGAGCAACTGACTAAGGGTGCAAAGTTTGCTGAGCTTGCACGTAAGCATTCACTTTGCCCATCGGGTAAAAAAGGTGGTGACTTAGGCGAGTTTAACCGCGGCCAAATGGTTTCTGCTTTTGACAAAGTCGTGTTCGGCAAGCCCACTCTTGAAGTGCACGGGCCGGTCAAAACTCAGTTCGGCTGGCACTTAATTAAGACATTGTCCCGCAGCTAA
- a CDS encoding DUF885 domain-containing protein, protein MFEYKKIALAVSLVLMTTACSDASKEEATTATAESKTATTENATQNAEQTESEKANKLFEDIFMENVMRSPMYQSYLGIKEDQDKWDDISEERAKEDLEFQKAQLERVMAIDESKLNEQTKISWTLMKQKLENDIADFKWRHYNYPVNQMFGMHSSVASLLINQHGISEVGDAEDYIARLNGLPELFDQLAENLELRAEKGIIAPKFVYPYVISDSENIITGAPFDDGEPSALWADFSKKIDGLDIDDSQRDELLDSAKKAMLESVKPAYEGLITSVEGIAGQAGTKDGAWKFPDGEAFYNNALKRTTTTDLTSDEIHQIGLDEVDRIHEEMRGIMKEVGFDGTLQEFFVHMRNSDDFTYPSNEEGRQRYLDEATAFIDNMRGRLDELFLNKPKADLTVKAVEPFREKSAGKAFYQQPSMDGSRPGIYYANLYDMSSMPTYQMEALAYHEGIPGHHMQIAMAQELEGIPSFRKYGRYTAYTEGWGLYTEKLPKEIGLYEDPYSDFGRLAMELWRAVRLVVDTGIHDKKWTREEGIDFYVHNTPNAKADAVKMVERHIVMPSQATAYKIGMIKILELREKAKSELGDAFDIREFHDVVLGSGPVPLNILEQFVNDYISETKNS, encoded by the coding sequence ATGTTTGAATATAAAAAGATAGCGCTGGCGGTTTCGCTGGTGTTAATGACTACAGCCTGCTCTGATGCTTCCAAAGAAGAAGCGACGACGGCAACTGCGGAGTCGAAAACCGCGACGACTGAAAATGCTACCCAGAATGCTGAGCAAACCGAATCTGAGAAGGCGAATAAGCTGTTTGAAGATATTTTTATGGAAAATGTCATGCGCAGCCCAATGTATCAGTCTTACCTGGGTATTAAAGAAGACCAGGACAAATGGGACGATATTTCTGAAGAGCGCGCAAAAGAAGATTTAGAGTTTCAGAAAGCTCAGCTGGAACGGGTAATGGCCATTGATGAGTCTAAGCTGAATGAGCAGACTAAAATAAGCTGGACGTTGATGAAGCAGAAGCTGGAAAACGACATTGCTGACTTTAAATGGCGTCACTATAACTACCCGGTTAATCAAATGTTCGGCATGCACTCCAGCGTTGCCTCGTTGCTAATTAATCAGCATGGTATTAGCGAAGTGGGCGACGCAGAAGACTATATTGCGCGTCTTAATGGCCTGCCCGAGTTATTTGATCAGTTGGCAGAGAACCTGGAACTGCGTGCTGAAAAAGGAATTATCGCGCCGAAATTTGTTTACCCTTATGTCATTAGCGACAGTGAAAATATCATTACCGGTGCGCCGTTTGATGATGGTGAACCCAGCGCGTTATGGGCAGACTTTTCTAAGAAAATAGACGGCTTAGATATTGATGATAGCCAGCGCGATGAGCTTTTAGATTCGGCGAAAAAAGCGATGCTGGAATCGGTAAAACCAGCGTATGAAGGCTTAATCACCTCAGTGGAAGGCATTGCTGGGCAAGCAGGTACCAAAGACGGCGCCTGGAAATTCCCTGACGGCGAGGCTTTTTACAATAACGCGCTGAAGCGCACCACCACGACTGACCTGACTTCAGACGAAATTCATCAAATTGGCCTGGACGAAGTAGACCGTATTCACGAAGAAATGCGCGGCATTATGAAAGAAGTTGGCTTTGACGGCACCCTTCAGGAATTCTTTGTGCATATGCGCAACAGTGACGACTTTACTTACCCAAGTAATGAAGAGGGCCGTCAGCGTTACCTGGATGAAGCGACCGCTTTTATCGATAATATGCGTGGACGTCTTGACGAATTGTTTCTTAATAAACCAAAAGCTGACTTAACGGTAAAAGCGGTAGAACCTTTCCGCGAGAAATCTGCGGGTAAAGCTTTCTATCAGCAGCCGTCAATGGACGGTTCACGTCCGGGAATTTATTACGCCAACCTGTACGATATGTCATCTATGCCGACGTATCAGATGGAAGCATTGGCTTACCATGAAGGTATTCCGGGTCACCATATGCAAATTGCAATGGCGCAGGAGCTGGAAGGTATTCCGAGCTTCAGAAAATATGGTCGTTACACGGCGTATACTGAAGGTTGGGGGCTTTATACCGAAAAACTTCCAAAAGAGATTGGCCTTTATGAAGACCCTTACTCCGACTTTGGTCGTTTAGCGATGGAGCTGTGGCGCGCGGTTCGTTTGGTAGTGGATACCGGTATCCATGACAAGAAATGGACTCGTGAAGAGGGTATCGATTTCTACGTGCACAATACGCCGAACGCGAAAGCCGATGCCGTAAAAATGGTTGAGCGCCATATTGTTATGCCAAGTCAGGCAACTGCGTACAAAATTGGTATGATCAAGATTCTGGAATTGCGTGAAAAAGCCAAATCAGAGCTTGGTGATGCCTTTGATATTCGTGAGTTCCATGATGTTGTACTGGGTAGTGGTCCGGTTCCGCTTAATATCCTGGAGCAATTCGTTAACGACTATATTAGCGAAACGAAAAATTCTTAG
- a CDS encoding GGDEF domain-containing protein: protein MKYWRKYHPTIGTDDPRYHQVSLIYSVLLIMLIYFGLIGLLNITLFDAAHIAVFDFFGFLLAAAIYFYVSRGGNFKVAGWVVTATLIFVLLAFIHVAEGQNYSLLWVTILPPIAFFLLGPKAGSWVTGLVFAYCSWFLYQLLGQGVPGNLSLGAFFNFIEVATAQIFLFRYYESSRRRAYEQLQKTSATDPLTGIFNRLHLDNTLKTLIAASKRDIQATSVLLLDVDHFKRINDEYGHIVGDKVLVAIANIMKKETRDGDLVGRWGGEEFLIICPKTDAEQAEQIANRIVKKLNSETLLDDINVTASIGIATAVAYEEEHNAETLLQTADKNLYQAKADGRNTVVASFDDVAFDSAQSSI from the coding sequence ATGAAATACTGGCGGAAATACCACCCGACTATTGGCACTGATGACCCTCGGTATCATCAGGTATCGCTGATATACAGTGTTTTACTTATCATGCTGATTTACTTTGGTTTAATTGGCCTGCTGAATATTACGCTTTTTGATGCTGCTCATATTGCTGTTTTCGATTTCTTTGGCTTTTTGTTAGCCGCTGCTATTTATTTTTATGTAAGCAGGGGCGGTAACTTTAAAGTTGCCGGCTGGGTAGTTACTGCAACCTTAATCTTTGTATTACTTGCTTTTATTCATGTAGCCGAAGGACAGAATTACTCGTTATTGTGGGTAACCATTTTACCTCCGATAGCATTTTTTCTGCTTGGACCGAAAGCGGGTAGTTGGGTAACCGGGTTGGTATTTGCGTATTGTAGTTGGTTTTTGTATCAGTTGCTTGGGCAGGGGGTGCCTGGAAACTTAAGCTTGGGTGCGTTTTTTAACTTTATTGAAGTGGCAACGGCGCAAATCTTCTTATTTCGTTATTACGAAAGCTCCAGACGCAGAGCCTATGAGCAACTGCAAAAAACCTCGGCAACCGATCCTTTAACCGGTATTTTTAATCGTCTGCATTTAGACAACACATTAAAGACTCTGATAGCGGCTTCAAAACGGGATATACAAGCTACGTCCGTACTATTGTTGGATGTTGACCATTTCAAACGAATTAATGACGAGTACGGGCATATCGTTGGTGATAAAGTCTTAGTTGCTATTGCCAATATCATGAAAAAGGAAACACGCGATGGCGATTTGGTTGGTCGTTGGGGTGGTGAGGAGTTCCTGATTATTTGCCCTAAAACCGATGCTGAGCAAGCCGAGCAGATTGCCAATCGAATAGTTAAAAAGCTCAATAGCGAGACCTTACTTGACGATATCAACGTTACAGCGAGCATTGGTATAGCAACCGCAGTAGCGTATGAAGAAGAGCATAACGCTGAAACTCTGCTGCAAACTGCGGACAAAAACCTTTATCAAGCCAAAGCTGACGGCAGAAATACGGTTGTTGCTAGTTTTGACGACGTTGCCTTCGACAGCGCTCAGAGCAGTATTTAA
- a CDS encoding nuclear transport factor 2 family protein, translating into MRYLLIVFTLLFSITSLAQESVEEATTKAVKAFLYGASINSPKAHDRFWAEELTYTSSSGNRFGKEHLMSGMKEAKAKDPEEVKVWYGAEDIDVKQFGDTVVFNFTLTAEEEGKVTKYYYNTGVLIERDGRWQAVNWNATEIPK; encoded by the coding sequence ATGCGATACTTACTGATCGTTTTTACGCTTTTATTCAGCATTACAAGTTTAGCCCAAGAAAGTGTCGAAGAAGCCACCACAAAAGCCGTAAAAGCATTTTTGTATGGCGCCAGCATTAATTCACCAAAAGCTCATGACCGGTTCTGGGCAGAAGAACTCACTTATACCAGCTCCAGCGGGAACCGTTTTGGTAAAGAGCACCTTATGTCCGGCATGAAAGAAGCCAAAGCTAAAGACCCTGAAGAAGTAAAAGTTTGGTACGGGGCCGAAGACATCGACGTAAAACAATTTGGTGACACTGTGGTTTTTAATTTCACACTAACCGCCGAAGAAGAAGGCAAAGTGACAAAATACTATTACAATACCGGCGTTCTTATTGAGCGAGACGGTCGCTGGCAGGCTGTTAACTGGAACGCGACTGAAATACCCAAGTAG
- a CDS encoding secondary thiamine-phosphate synthase enzyme YjbQ produces MLIKQTELQLRARSRGFHLITSEVEQALSQLGQVQVGLLHVFIRHTSASLTINENADPTVRQDFESHFNEMVPENAPYYRHTFEGPDDMPAHLKSSILGSSLTVPVTNGRLNLGTWQGIYLCEHRDHGGARTLILTLQGE; encoded by the coding sequence ATGCTTATCAAACAAACGGAACTTCAGTTACGGGCTCGGTCGCGAGGCTTTCATCTTATTACCAGTGAAGTTGAGCAGGCCTTATCGCAGCTTGGGCAGGTTCAGGTGGGTTTATTGCATGTGTTTATTAGACACACCTCTGCGTCACTGACCATCAACGAAAATGCTGATCCAACAGTTAGGCAGGACTTTGAAAGTCATTTCAATGAAATGGTGCCGGAGAATGCGCCCTATTATCGCCATACTTTTGAGGGGCCGGATGATATGCCGGCGCATTTAAAATCGAGCATTCTTGGCAGTAGTCTGACCGTTCCTGTGACCAATGGCCGTTTAAACCTCGGAACCTGGCAGGGTATTTATCTTTGCGAGCATCGGGATCATGGCGGCGCGCGCACCCTGATTCTCACGCTTCAGGGTGAGTAA